GTTTTGCCAAGACCCCTTATCAATACTGAACAACCAGCTCATCAATTAAATCCTGATATAACAGGATTTTTCCTTCCTAGGAAAGGTGAGAACAAATTAAACAATGAAAAGTACCATATTGAAGAACCAAAAGATGATCAGGAAATTGTTGAATCTAAACAGAACAATTTTTGCTCAGaatcaaaaaaacatttatttgtacttaaaaatgtaaatacaaaagaaaaatctgaTGATAAAGAACCTGATACAAAGGAGACCACAGAGGACAGtttgacaaataaatttggaagccttaattttaataacgcTGATCTAGAGTTGgaagaaaatattgatattcTTTTACCAGTGAAGCatgaatcaaaatttagtGAAGATGATACTGAAGATcaagatgatgatgatgatgatattGGTTGGATTACTCCATCAAATGTCAAACAGGCCAAGAAACAGATAAATTCTCAGCTGATGGAAGACAAACATGTGGCAGTTGCCTGCATGAGCACTGATTTTGCTATGcaaaatgtgctcaaacaaatgAACCTGAATATTTGTGCTTTGGATGGCAGAATTATCAAGCAATTGAGAACTTACATCTTGAGGTGTTACACATGTTTTAAGACTACCAGCATAATGACTAAGCAGTTTTGCCCAAAGTGCGGAAACAATACATTAAAACGGGTAGCTGTGTCTGTAGATGAAACAGGGAAAATGCAAATTCACATTAATCCAAGAAAGCCTTTGACAGGCAGGGGAAAGAAATTTAGTTTGCCCAAGATTAAAGGAGGTAAACACCCCAATAATCCTGTTCTTGTAGCGGACCAGCCTATGGCAGATAATAGACCAAGCAGACTTGCTAGAATGAAGAATAATCCTTTAGATGACGACTATATTGCAGGTATTGTAGTATTTATAGtgctaaattatttaagtccTGATTTTTTGGAAGGTATCAGGAAAATCACCATTGCAGTAAACTTGGCACTAGGAgatattacttttattttaatgatttgcTTTCAGGGTTTTCCCCTTTTATTATGAGGGATGTA
This portion of the Euwallacea fornicatus isolate EFF26 chromosome 4, ASM4011564v1, whole genome shotgun sequence genome encodes:
- the LOC136350869 gene encoding RNA-binding protein NOB1; its protein translation is MSFEGVKQVENLVVDTTAFIQNASLFNVAENMVTCQEVIDEIKNKRQLRRLVMLPYELVVKNVFPENIQIVTDFAKKTGDYPSLSATDIKVIALTYQLEKEKNGVEHLRSEPVLPRPLINTEQPAHQLNPDITGFFLPRKGENKLNNEKYHIEEPKDDQEIVESKQNNFCSESKKHLFVLKNVNTKEKSDDKEPDTKETTEDSLTNKFGSLNFNNADLELEENIDILLPVKHESKFSEDDTEDQDDDDDDIGWITPSNVKQAKKQINSQLMEDKHVAVACMSTDFAMQNVLKQMNLNICALDGRIIKQLRTYILRCYTCFKTTSIMTKQFCPKCGNNTLKRVAVSVDETGKMQIHINPRKPLTGRGKKFSLPKIKGGKHPNNPVLVADQPMADNRPSRLARMKNNPLDDDYIAGFSPFIMRDVNSKSAQLGIRPNMEFKQWMKKNPNESRRKRK